From a region of the Bermanella marisrubri genome:
- a CDS encoding acyl-CoA dehydrogenase family protein, producing MDFNPSEQGAKVLKQVTDFVNNEIIPIEKEYFQELRSLDNSWVVLPIIDELKAKAKAQGLWNLFLPKSEFGAGISNADYAMMAEQMGRSFIAPEIFNCNAPDTGNMEVLVHYGNKEQQDKWLKPLLAGEIRSAFCMTEPGVASSDATNMAATAVVEGDEVVINGRKWWSTGIGHPNCEVLIFMGLTDPDAPKHAQHSMVLIPKNTPGVKIERMLPVFGEYDEPYGHGEVSFTDVRVPKENIIAGPGKGFEIAQGRLGPGRVHHCMRAIGAAERTLELMINRGIEREAFGKPIINLGGNRDIVANARMAIEQARLLTLKCAWLLDTKGVIGALSEVSQIKVVVPNMLQTIADQAIQIHGGGGVSDDYDVASIFAYARCLRLADGPDEVHRGMVAKIELKKYSQKIKQLAK from the coding sequence ATGGATTTCAACCCATCAGAGCAGGGGGCCAAAGTCCTCAAACAAGTTACCGACTTCGTCAATAATGAAATCATTCCTATCGAAAAAGAATATTTTCAAGAATTACGAAGCTTAGACAACTCTTGGGTTGTGTTGCCCATCATTGATGAACTAAAAGCCAAAGCCAAGGCTCAAGGTCTATGGAACCTATTTTTGCCAAAAAGCGAATTTGGTGCAGGCATTAGCAATGCTGATTACGCAATGATGGCAGAGCAAATGGGTCGTAGCTTCATCGCCCCTGAAATTTTCAATTGCAATGCTCCAGATACGGGCAACATGGAAGTCTTGGTTCACTATGGAAACAAAGAGCAGCAAGACAAATGGTTAAAGCCACTGCTGGCTGGAGAGATTCGCAGTGCGTTCTGTATGACAGAACCAGGCGTGGCATCCAGTGATGCGACAAATATGGCAGCGACCGCTGTGGTTGAAGGCGACGAAGTCGTAATCAATGGCCGCAAGTGGTGGAGTACAGGTATAGGACATCCAAATTGCGAAGTTCTGATCTTTATGGGTCTTACTGACCCAGATGCCCCTAAGCACGCTCAACACTCAATGGTTCTCATACCCAAAAATACACCAGGGGTGAAAATCGAGCGTATGTTGCCAGTGTTCGGAGAATATGACGAACCTTATGGTCATGGTGAGGTGAGCTTCACTGACGTGCGCGTACCAAAAGAAAACATTATCGCTGGTCCGGGTAAAGGTTTTGAAATCGCACAAGGCCGTTTAGGACCTGGCCGAGTTCATCACTGCATGCGTGCCATCGGTGCTGCAGAACGCACCTTGGAGTTAATGATTAATCGAGGCATTGAGCGAGAGGCTTTTGGTAAGCCAATTATTAATTTAGGTGGTAATCGTGACATTGTTGCAAATGCTCGTATGGCTATTGAGCAGGCGCGTCTTCTCACATTGAAATGTGCTTGGTTGTTAGATACCAAAGGTGTGATTGGCGCATTGAGTGAGGTATCACAGATTAAAGTAGTTGTTCCTAACATGCTTCAAACCATTGCGGATCAAGCTATTCAGATTCATGGTGGTGGTGGTGTTAGTGACGACTATGATGTTGCCAGTATTTTTGCTTATGCCCGTTGTTTACGCTTAGCGGACGGTCCAGATGAAGTGCATCGCGGTATGGTGGCAAAAATCGAATTAAAAAAATACAGCCAAAAGATAAAGCAGTTAGCAAAATAA
- a CDS encoding LysR family transcriptional regulator → MKIDLNLFTVFEAIYLEGSLTRAAERLNLTQPAISHALSRLRERLDDPLFVRQGHKMRPTPLAQKLIPDIQAALRQLNGALQQSHHFNPAEAEKTYRVAMRDVMEATLLPPVLKGLDNIAPNIQLASVHIERRDMESKLASGELDFVVDVLLPTSEQIYKKKLLNDELVVIYNPALSQLPEGFTEEEYLRAKHILVSTRASGPSLVDYALSAEGLNRNVALRCQHYYAACQVASDNGMLLTMPSRYASILLQHFPTLQRSSLPFKTSSIDVYLYWHESLNEDGANAWFRDMLQQVLETHQPLLQAS, encoded by the coding sequence ATGAAAATCGATCTAAATCTTTTCACTGTATTCGAGGCCATATACCTCGAAGGTAGCCTGACCCGAGCGGCAGAAAGACTAAACCTGACCCAACCCGCTATCAGTCACGCATTATCACGCCTACGAGAACGCCTTGATGATCCATTATTTGTGCGGCAAGGCCATAAAATGCGTCCCACACCTTTGGCACAAAAACTAATTCCCGACATTCAAGCCGCACTACGTCAACTAAATGGAGCGTTACAGCAAAGCCACCACTTCAACCCCGCTGAAGCGGAAAAAACATATCGTGTTGCCATGCGGGATGTAATGGAGGCCACCTTGCTTCCTCCTGTGTTAAAGGGTTTAGATAACATTGCTCCTAACATTCAATTAGCCAGTGTGCATATCGAACGTCGTGACATGGAATCGAAATTGGCCAGTGGAGAATTAGATTTCGTAGTAGACGTCTTGCTGCCTACGTCTGAACAGATCTATAAAAAGAAGTTGCTTAATGATGAATTAGTAGTGATCTATAACCCGGCGTTGAGCCAATTACCAGAAGGTTTTACGGAAGAAGAGTACTTGCGAGCGAAACATATTTTAGTCAGTACACGAGCCAGCGGACCTAGCTTAGTCGATTACGCATTGAGCGCCGAAGGGTTGAATAGAAATGTAGCTCTGCGATGCCAGCACTATTATGCAGCCTGTCAGGTAGCCAGTGATAACGGTATGCTACTTACCATGCCGAGCCGTTACGCCAGCATTTTATTGCAGCACTTCCCTACTTTGCAGCGCAGCAGTTTACCTTTTAAAACCAGCAGTATTGACGTCTATTTATATTGGCATGAAAGCCTGAATGAAGACGGCGCCAACGCCTGGTTTAGAGATATGCTGCAACAGGTATTAGAAACCCATCAACCTCTATTGCAAGCGAGCTAG
- a CDS encoding DUF5610 domain-containing protein, giving the protein MLSFNSSFFNQSTLYSQTIKPQVQPNAYGQEKTEQDQFAMQRLGENLKKNADVDLASDKTVNEATKPFDVDVVIDTVMKQIGKRIDEAKSAGASDKELESMFEAARSGVEKGFGQAREQIEALSKMNEPLAEKIDAAENGIYEGIDQLKENTFASQNVKDAVKTEQSSFEYGRVFQQARNDFNFELTTQEGDKVTIKANSQFESYAAFMKAQSESGQTQVAGVSQSMNSGYSLSVEGDISEAEMAAIEDLMSQVNSLSEEFYGGDLDKAFDMAMGLTSDASQIAEFSLNLRQQQTQAVEYGKGVSGYNQESLPKGLSEPLADFANSVQQAFDKAKFFQNSQELLAELTEKMQPKPEESKTSMLDFMKPLMDKLAA; this is encoded by the coding sequence ATGCTTTCATTTAATTCATCGTTTTTTAACCAGTCCACGCTGTACTCCCAGACCATTAAGCCGCAAGTTCAGCCCAATGCATACGGCCAAGAAAAAACTGAGCAAGACCAGTTTGCTATGCAGCGTTTGGGTGAAAATCTAAAGAAAAACGCCGATGTGGATTTGGCTTCGGATAAAACGGTCAATGAAGCAACCAAACCGTTCGATGTGGATGTAGTGATTGATACTGTAATGAAGCAAATCGGTAAGCGTATAGATGAGGCCAAATCCGCGGGTGCTAGCGACAAAGAACTAGAAAGCATGTTTGAAGCAGCGCGTTCGGGGGTTGAAAAGGGCTTTGGTCAAGCCCGAGAGCAAATAGAAGCGCTCAGCAAAATGAATGAACCATTAGCTGAAAAAATTGATGCGGCGGAGAACGGAATTTACGAAGGTATCGATCAGCTTAAAGAAAACACTTTTGCGTCCCAAAATGTAAAAGATGCGGTAAAAACGGAGCAGAGTTCTTTTGAGTATGGACGTGTATTTCAGCAAGCTCGCAATGACTTCAATTTCGAATTAACAACACAAGAGGGAGATAAGGTAACCATTAAGGCTAATAGTCAATTTGAGTCTTATGCTGCTTTCATGAAGGCACAAAGTGAAAGCGGACAAACCCAAGTGGCGGGGGTATCGCAAAGTATGAACAGTGGTTATTCATTGTCGGTGGAAGGCGATATTAGCGAAGCAGAAATGGCGGCCATTGAGGATTTGATGTCGCAAGTAAACTCATTAAGTGAAGAGTTTTATGGAGGCGATTTAGACAAAGCCTTCGATATGGCAATGGGTCTAACCAGTGATGCTTCGCAAATCGCTGAGTTCAGCTTAAATCTACGTCAACAGCAAACTCAGGCTGTCGAATACGGCAAAGGAGTATCTGGATACAATCAAGAATCCTTGCCTAAAGGTTTATCTGAACCGTTAGCCGATTTCGCGAATAGTGTTCAACAAGCATTTGATAAAGCTAAATTCTTCCAGAACTCTCAGGAATTACTGGCCGAATTGACAGAAAAAATGCAGCCGAAGCCCGAAGAAAGTAAGACGTCTATGTTGGATTTCATGAAGCCATTGATGGATAAACTGGCGGCCTAA
- a CDS encoding substrate-binding periplasmic protein, translated as MPFFALLMCLLSFAGWAEPSEPPPANEIKLVSLYWPPYSGPDLVQQGANIAVARAAFAAVNVELKVSFFPWARTLGLARNLESDFAGYVPEYFADDRAEEFYFSDQIGSGPLGFAKRKDMDFSWSSLDDLTPHRIGVVRGYVNTEEFDQAVRDNVFRAEPVEDDARNLVKLAYRRLDVAVMDENVMRYLALTEAELADYRDQFEMARPYLEVKPLYVCFKKTEQGRLWLEWFNEGLTRINVEAVFKQYLLANLNG; from the coding sequence ATGCCGTTCTTCGCATTGTTGATGTGTTTATTGTCTTTTGCTGGTTGGGCTGAGCCTAGCGAGCCACCGCCTGCCAATGAAATAAAATTGGTCAGTCTATATTGGCCCCCATATTCTGGACCAGACTTGGTGCAGCAGGGTGCCAATATCGCTGTAGCGCGTGCTGCTTTTGCGGCTGTTAATGTGGAACTGAAAGTGAGCTTTTTCCCTTGGGCTAGAACACTAGGTCTGGCGAGAAACCTTGAAAGTGATTTCGCAGGCTATGTTCCAGAGTATTTTGCCGATGATAGGGCAGAAGAATTCTACTTTAGCGATCAAATTGGCTCTGGACCATTGGGGTTCGCCAAGCGTAAAGATATGGATTTTTCTTGGTCAAGCCTAGACGATCTAACGCCCCATCGTATTGGCGTTGTGCGCGGGTATGTGAATACGGAAGAATTTGACCAAGCCGTTAGGGATAACGTTTTTAGAGCGGAGCCCGTTGAAGATGATGCTCGAAATCTAGTAAAGCTTGCCTATCGAAGATTAGATGTTGCGGTGATGGATGAAAACGTCATGCGTTACTTGGCACTAACTGAGGCAGAGCTTGCTGATTATCGTGACCAGTTCGAGATGGCGCGGCCATATTTAGAGGTAAAACCCTTGTATGTCTGCTTTAAAAAGACGGAACAAGGACGTCTTTGGCTTGAGTGGTTTAATGAAGGATTAACGCGCATCAATGTAGAAGCGGTGTTTAAGCAATATCTTCTTGCCAATTTGAATGGTTAA
- a CDS encoding asparaginase domain-containing protein, with protein MKTILLITTGGTLDKVYFDALSEYQVGNAVAPEILQRMNVNFCYEHKEICRKDSLEITDQDRALIKQAIDGCEHDHVLVTHGTDTMVQTAQFLGEQPEKTIVFTGAMQPAAFANTDAIFNIGTAIGALNSAPKGVYVAMSGQVFLASKVYKNYETKRFEDNE; from the coding sequence ATGAAAACGATTTTATTGATTACCACAGGTGGCACTTTAGACAAGGTGTACTTTGATGCGCTGAGCGAATATCAAGTTGGTAATGCAGTAGCGCCCGAAATATTACAGCGCATGAATGTGAACTTCTGCTACGAGCATAAAGAAATCTGTCGTAAAGACAGTCTCGAAATAACAGACCAAGATCGTGCACTGATTAAGCAAGCTATTGATGGTTGCGAACATGATCATGTATTGGTCACCCATGGGACAGATACTATGGTGCAAACGGCGCAGTTTCTGGGTGAACAGCCTGAGAAAACCATTGTGTTCACCGGTGCTATGCAGCCTGCGGCGTTTGCCAATACAGATGCCATTTTCAACATTGGTACCGCCATTGGCGCTTTGAATAGTGCCCCGAAAGGGGTCTATGTGGCGATGAGTGGTCAAGTCTTTTTAGCGAGCAAGGTTTACAAAAATTATGAAACCAAGCGTTTCGAAGACAATGAATAA
- a CDS encoding (2Fe-2S)-binding protein has translation MITFSLNGQSIEVDAAPDTPLLWVVRDHLKMKGTKFGCGMGLCGACSMLIDGNSSRTCITPISSVAGKDVVTIEGIGDQQTLSILQEAWVEAGVPQCGYCQSGQIISATALLKQNPNPSDDDINNAMSGNICRCGTYPNIKKAIKQAASSLKQGKGQLQAVRIFDPQSNSQGVQA, from the coding sequence ATGATCACATTCTCTCTAAACGGGCAATCTATAGAAGTGGATGCCGCACCTGACACCCCTCTATTATGGGTTGTGCGTGACCATTTAAAAATGAAGGGTACCAAGTTTGGATGCGGCATGGGCCTTTGCGGTGCCTGCAGTATGCTCATTGATGGGAACTCGTCGCGAACCTGCATTACTCCAATCTCATCTGTAGCTGGTAAGGATGTGGTCACGATCGAAGGCATTGGTGATCAACAAACTTTATCAATCCTACAAGAAGCCTGGGTCGAAGCCGGTGTGCCTCAATGCGGCTATTGCCAATCGGGTCAAATAATCAGTGCAACGGCCTTACTAAAACAAAACCCGAATCCCTCAGACGATGATATCAACAATGCCATGAGCGGGAATATCTGCCGCTGTGGTACATACCCCAATATTAAAAAAGCCATCAAGCAAGCCGCCAGCTCTCTCAAACAAGGCAAGGGTCAGTTACAAGCAGTGCGTATTTTTGATCCGCAAAGTAATTCACAAGGAGTGCAAGCATGA
- a CDS encoding xanthine dehydrogenase family protein molybdopterin-binding subunit → MNPVIDDSRRRFLKGLGLASGGLIAGIPLTGCASTALPNEQTGDIQPNALLQITRDNQINFYLPRTEMGQGVYTGLTTILAEELDIAPEKINVINVGDHPDYNNPEYGLQVTGGSNSIRVHFKPLRQLAANMRLVIRQAASRVTQEPIENISTENGNVVIAGKYLPYGDFAEVASQLEFPENATLTPKSNFKYIGKLNQRLDAKAKSTGTAQFGLDIEFDGLHRAALKRCPQFGGTVKSFDGSKAKDMPGVKSVVAIHNGVAVVAEHYYQAKAALQKLEIKWNLPETLSAFSSNSTAKGNGQNLFKEALDLGDYDNAHEEGDGLEALQKSDNVIEADYWAPYLAHATMEPMNCTAKFNGDKLEIWTSTQNPQVAKNIAAFYGDVSKDDVTVHGCFIGGGFGRRTVSDYVAEAVAIAKAAGVPVQLVWSREDDTQHDYYRPASMARFKIGVSNEGMIDSWNVTRSGPNIMPYTIDEVADAMMPGFLPNGMVDWISKAGYGLFDGWTVDPASVEGLFEDYDAPHKNVDHVTVDPGLPLGFWRSVGHSYSGFFKESMMDEIAIKQKVDPIEFRLKHLNNNPRLANVLKQAAEKAGWNKNLANGHYHGVAVHTSFQSYVAEIAEVSVENNQIKIHKVTCAVDCGLAVNPDIVRDQMESGIIFGLTTALHGEITLKDGAVEQSNFHNYPILRINETPDIEVLIVDSDESPSGVGEPGLPPIAAAVGNAIFAATGKRLRSLPLKLS, encoded by the coding sequence ATGAACCCAGTTATAGATGATTCACGCCGTCGCTTCTTGAAAGGCTTAGGTCTTGCCAGTGGTGGTTTAATCGCGGGTATCCCATTAACAGGCTGTGCCTCAACTGCTCTTCCAAATGAGCAAACGGGCGACATTCAACCAAATGCACTCTTACAAATCACACGCGATAATCAGATCAACTTTTATTTACCGCGAACGGAAATGGGACAAGGAGTTTATACCGGCTTAACGACCATTTTGGCTGAAGAGTTAGATATCGCGCCAGAGAAAATCAATGTCATCAACGTCGGCGATCATCCTGATTACAATAACCCTGAATACGGTTTACAGGTAACAGGGGGTAGTAATTCTATTCGCGTGCATTTCAAACCATTGCGTCAGCTAGCCGCAAACATGCGTTTAGTCATTCGCCAAGCAGCTTCGAGAGTGACTCAAGAACCTATTGAAAATATTAGTACAGAGAACGGTAATGTTGTCATCGCTGGAAAGTACCTACCGTACGGTGACTTTGCAGAAGTCGCTTCGCAACTAGAATTTCCAGAGAACGCGACGCTGACACCAAAATCAAACTTTAAATATATAGGTAAACTTAATCAGCGCTTAGATGCGAAGGCAAAAAGTACCGGCACCGCTCAATTTGGCTTAGATATCGAATTTGACGGGCTGCATCGTGCAGCACTCAAACGCTGTCCGCAATTTGGTGGCACAGTTAAATCGTTTGATGGATCAAAAGCCAAAGATATGCCAGGCGTAAAGTCTGTGGTAGCAATTCATAATGGCGTAGCAGTGGTGGCTGAACATTATTACCAAGCGAAAGCAGCGTTGCAGAAGCTGGAGATAAAATGGAACCTACCAGAAACCCTTTCGGCTTTTAGCTCCAATTCCACAGCAAAAGGTAATGGTCAAAACCTTTTCAAAGAAGCGTTAGACCTTGGTGATTATGACAATGCTCATGAAGAAGGTGATGGTCTAGAAGCGTTGCAAAAGTCCGACAATGTTATTGAAGCCGATTACTGGGCGCCATACCTAGCACACGCCACTATGGAACCCATGAATTGCACTGCAAAATTCAATGGCGATAAATTAGAGATTTGGACTAGCACGCAAAATCCCCAAGTAGCAAAAAATATTGCGGCATTTTATGGCGATGTGAGCAAAGATGATGTGACTGTTCATGGCTGCTTTATCGGCGGTGGCTTTGGTCGTCGAACCGTTAGTGACTATGTGGCAGAAGCGGTTGCAATCGCCAAAGCAGCAGGCGTTCCCGTTCAATTAGTATGGAGCCGCGAAGATGATACCCAACATGATTATTATCGCCCTGCTTCCATGGCTCGTTTCAAAATAGGTGTCAGCAATGAAGGCATGATTGATAGCTGGAATGTCACTCGCTCCGGCCCCAACATTATGCCTTATACCATTGATGAAGTGGCAGATGCGATGATGCCGGGCTTCTTACCCAATGGCATGGTCGATTGGATAAGCAAAGCTGGCTATGGGCTTTTCGATGGCTGGACTGTTGACCCTGCCAGTGTTGAAGGTTTATTTGAAGACTATGATGCACCGCATAAAAATGTCGATCATGTAACAGTAGACCCTGGCCTACCACTAGGCTTTTGGCGCAGTGTTGGTCACAGTTATTCTGGCTTCTTTAAAGAAAGTATGATGGATGAGATTGCGATCAAGCAAAAAGTCGATCCCATTGAGTTTCGCCTGAAGCATTTAAACAACAATCCCCGTTTAGCAAATGTACTGAAGCAAGCCGCTGAAAAAGCAGGCTGGAATAAAAACTTAGCAAACGGCCATTATCATGGTGTTGCAGTACATACGTCTTTTCAGAGTTATGTCGCAGAAATTGCTGAAGTATCTGTCGAAAACAATCAAATCAAAATACACAAGGTTACTTGTGCCGTTGATTGTGGATTAGCAGTGAATCCTGACATTGTTCGCGATCAAATGGAGAGCGGTATTATCTTCGGTTTAACGACCGCTTTGCATGGCGAAATCACCTTAAAAGACGGCGCGGTAGAACAAAGTAACTTCCACAATTACCCTATCTTACGTATCAACGAAACACCGGATATCGAAGTACTGATCGTCGACAGCGATGAATCACCTAGCGGTGTTGGTGAACCTGGTCTCCCGCCTATCGCTGCTGCTGTGGGTAACGCCATTTTTGCCGCTACGGGGAAACGTTTACGTAGTCTGCCATTGAAACTGAGTTGA
- a CDS encoding XdhC family protein — protein MQGSQLDVLKGCHDCLNSGNRVTLVSVVKTWGTSPRPVGSLLAVADDGRFYGSVSGGCVEEDLIRELINNPVSSPQQFIYGETQEERHRFGLPCGGALELIAEPLSKLDEVEVLITAIEQRKTVTRSLNVDNGQVSVSPWEAEEPELIQFENHTYWKNVIGPQWRLVIVGAGETGRFLAEFAQGLGFSIVVSDPRPDYRNNWLMKDIPLAEGFPDDVIDSLNIDKRTAIVTVAHDPKVDDMALLTALKSEAFYIGALGSKLNNKNRRARLMEHFDFTQEQVNHLHGPVGIDIGSKTPSEIAISILAEIIATKNGKT, from the coding sequence ATGCAGGGATCACAACTTGATGTGTTGAAAGGCTGTCACGATTGCTTGAATTCAGGCAATCGTGTCACCTTAGTAAGCGTTGTTAAGACTTGGGGAACGTCTCCCAGGCCTGTGGGCTCATTACTGGCTGTAGCGGACGATGGGCGCTTTTATGGAAGTGTTAGCGGTGGCTGCGTAGAAGAAGATCTCATCCGTGAGCTAATTAACAATCCCGTGTCATCTCCTCAGCAATTTATCTACGGCGAAACTCAAGAAGAGCGACACCGCTTTGGCTTGCCTTGTGGCGGTGCTCTGGAATTAATCGCCGAACCACTATCTAAACTTGACGAAGTGGAAGTGCTCATTACAGCTATTGAACAGCGTAAAACCGTGACTCGATCACTCAATGTCGACAATGGCCAAGTGAGTGTCTCACCGTGGGAAGCAGAAGAGCCCGAATTAATTCAATTTGAAAATCATACATACTGGAAAAATGTTATCGGTCCACAATGGCGACTGGTTATTGTAGGTGCCGGTGAAACTGGTCGATTTCTCGCTGAATTTGCTCAAGGTTTGGGCTTTAGTATTGTTGTCAGTGATCCGCGGCCTGATTATCGAAACAACTGGTTAATGAAGGATATTCCCTTAGCGGAAGGGTTTCCTGACGATGTCATAGATTCTCTGAATATCGATAAGCGCACAGCGATTGTTACCGTGGCGCACGATCCCAAGGTCGACGATATGGCACTATTAACAGCATTAAAAAGTGAAGCGTTTTACATAGGAGCCTTAGGCTCCAAACTCAACAATAAAAACCGTCGAGCGCGGCTTATGGAACATTTTGATTTTACCCAAGAGCAAGTCAATCATTTACATGGTCCGGTTGGAATCGATATTGGTAGTAAGACACCCAGTGAAATTGCTATTTCGATTTTAGCGGAGATCATTGCGACTAAAAATGGAAAAACATAA
- a CDS encoding nucleotidyltransferase family protein, whose protein sequence is MEKHKRANADQVTAIVLAAGQGSRFKHPSGVFKLAHQIQLNNKSLPILSHTLNHLNQIAAHCICVVDPLRRDALHFLSEHKSVQVIDNPNTKLGMSESLKRGAALIPPNHGIMICLADMPYIQASTYQLLLDTFKQNHGTKIVRPTFNGHDGHPVIFPYRYCPDLLQLNGDQGAKALIKETDLLRIDCDDEGILMDIDHFA, encoded by the coding sequence ATGGAAAAACATAAACGCGCTAACGCTGATCAAGTCACAGCTATAGTTTTGGCTGCTGGTCAAGGTTCTCGCTTTAAACACCCAAGCGGTGTGTTTAAACTCGCCCATCAGATTCAACTGAATAATAAATCGTTGCCAATCTTGTCGCACACTCTAAACCATCTCAATCAAATAGCGGCACATTGCATTTGCGTTGTGGATCCTTTGCGGCGCGACGCGCTTCATTTTTTGAGCGAACACAAATCTGTGCAGGTGATTGATAATCCAAACACCAAACTTGGTATGTCAGAATCGTTAAAAAGAGGAGCCGCACTAATACCGCCAAACCACGGTATCATGATTTGCCTTGCTGATATGCCCTATATACAAGCATCCACTTATCAATTACTGCTAGACACATTCAAACAAAACCATGGGACAAAAATAGTGCGTCCTACTTTTAATGGACATGATGGACACCCCGTCATTTTTCCATATCGGTATTGTCCAGATCTCTTACAACTAAACGGCGATCAAGGAGCAAAAGCACTGATAAAAGAAACAGATTTATTACGCATTGATTGCGATGATGAAGGTATTCTCATGGATATCGATCACTTTGCATAA
- a CDS encoding Yip1 family protein, whose product MLLSHMFGMFTHPDQEWAEIRKEHTQPTRLYIAYVGILALISPICAYVATTQIGWTVGDGNLVKFTQESALPLVVMTYLAMLVGVFGLGWAIDWMSKTYGSHHDEYYAYGIALTAYSCTPLFLAGFALLYPEPIFNMVVFVAAAAYTGYLMYDGLPIVLGIEKERAIPFSGAILTVALVYLVVTRVGTVIIWEYGFAPEFITVIP is encoded by the coding sequence ATGCTACTCAGTCATATGTTTGGAATGTTCACTCACCCAGATCAAGAGTGGGCTGAAATTCGAAAAGAACATACCCAACCCACGCGCCTCTATATCGCCTATGTAGGGATTCTCGCACTCATCAGTCCCATTTGTGCCTATGTTGCAACGACACAAATCGGTTGGACAGTAGGCGACGGCAACCTAGTTAAATTTACCCAAGAAAGTGCTCTGCCTTTGGTCGTGATGACCTACTTAGCCATGCTGGTTGGTGTATTCGGTTTAGGTTGGGCCATTGATTGGATGTCTAAAACCTACGGCAGTCACCACGATGAGTACTATGCATACGGTATTGCCTTAACCGCGTATTCCTGTACCCCCCTATTTTTGGCGGGCTTTGCTTTGCTATACCCCGAACCAATCTTCAATATGGTGGTGTTTGTTGCCGCTGCCGCGTACACGGGGTATCTAATGTACGACGGTCTACCCATTGTTCTTGGCATCGAAAAAGAACGCGCTATCCCTTTCAGTGGTGCAATCTTGACGGTTGCTTTGGTTTATCTCGTGGTGACTCGCGTTGGTACGGTAATCATTTGGGAATATGGTTTCGCACCCGAATTTATAACCGTCATTCCCTGA
- the choX gene encoding choline ABC transporter substrate-binding protein has protein sequence MRTILILAVFALIVVGHSAYADEQCDAVRFGVVDWTDVKATTAVAAELLRVLGYEVEITKHSVPDTYEAMANNEVDIFLGNWMPSMAPVADPFVQNKQVERVRPNLKGAKYTLAVPQYVYDAGVTSFADIATFQEQFEGRIYGLEKGNDGNQLILDMIESNAFGLKPFNLIETSERLMLAQVKGKIRDQRWIVFLAWAPHPMNERFDLVYLEGGDDYFGPNKGGATVYTNTRAGFASDCPNVAQFLQNLEFSVAMEGQVMDMILNQFVPHDRAARHWMYQNPDRVESWLKGVRHQNGAKANAKAIARSMQLSLSE, from the coding sequence ATGCGAACGATATTGATCTTGGCCGTTTTTGCTTTGATTGTGGTGGGTCACTCGGCTTATGCCGATGAGCAATGTGATGCTGTGCGTTTCGGCGTAGTGGATTGGACTGATGTAAAAGCAACCACAGCGGTAGCTGCCGAGCTTCTGCGGGTTCTTGGCTATGAGGTAGAGATTACCAAACACAGTGTGCCCGATACCTATGAAGCAATGGCAAATAATGAGGTGGATATCTTCCTTGGAAATTGGATGCCTAGTATGGCACCTGTGGCGGATCCATTTGTGCAGAACAAGCAAGTTGAGCGAGTGCGTCCAAATTTAAAGGGAGCCAAATATACGCTAGCTGTCCCACAGTATGTGTATGATGCTGGCGTTACGAGCTTTGCAGACATCGCAACGTTCCAAGAGCAATTTGAAGGACGCATCTATGGTCTTGAAAAAGGTAACGATGGCAATCAGTTGATTCTTGATATGATTGAAAGCAATGCCTTTGGTCTAAAGCCGTTCAATCTCATTGAAACTTCCGAGCGTCTTATGCTCGCTCAAGTAAAGGGAAAAATTCGAGATCAGCGCTGGATTGTTTTCTTAGCTTGGGCGCCTCACCCCATGAACGAGCGCTTTGATCTCGTTTATTTAGAGGGTGGTGATGATTATTTTGGACCCAATAAAGGCGGTGCCACAGTGTATACCAATACGCGTGCAGGCTTTGCCAGTGACTGTCCCAATGTTGCCCAGTTTTTACAGAATCTTGAGTTTTCTGTGGCTATGGAAGGACAAGTAATGGATATGATACTGAATCAATTTGTCCCACATGATCGTGCAGCACGTCATTGGATGTACCAAAACCCAGATCGGGTTGAGTCTTGGCTAAAAGGCGTGAGGCATCAAAACGGCGCCAAAGCAAACGCTAAAGCTATTGCGAGATCAATGCAGCTTAGTTTGAGCGAATAA